In Mastigocladopsis repens PCC 10914, a single window of DNA contains:
- a CDS encoding CHAT domain-containing protein produces the protein MKKILILSANPKDTNKLRLDEEVRKIQAALKRANNREQFEIVTEWAVQVDDLRRALLDHQPTIVHFSGHGSGGNGLALENSSGQMQLVSTQSLARLFKLFQNKVECVLLNACYSEAQAEAIHQHIDYVIGMNRAIGDMAAIKFAVGFYDAMGAGRPYEDCFEVGCASIDLEGIPESETPVLKARQRQQFSSNEDKSIVPEQVDMKTNPQTMNFHGDVKGFVQYNSGTVNQNIT, from the coding sequence GTGAAAAAAATATTGATATTATCAGCCAATCCTAAGGACACAAACAAACTGCGCCTAGATGAAGAGGTGCGGAAAATTCAAGCGGCGCTGAAACGAGCCAACAATCGCGAGCAATTTGAAATCGTCACTGAGTGGGCGGTACAAGTTGATGACCTGCGCCGTGCGCTGTTAGACCACCAGCCAACAATTGTTCATTTTTCCGGACATGGCTCAGGAGGTAATGGATTAGCTCTTGAGAATAGCTCTGGACAAATGCAACTGGTGAGTACACAATCTCTGGCAAGGCTATTTAAGTTGTTTCAGAATAAGGTTGAATGTGTTTTACTCAATGCCTGCTATTCAGAAGCTCAAGCTGAAGCGATTCACCAGCATATTGATTATGTCATTGGCATGAATCGGGCAATTGGGGATATGGCTGCCATTAAGTTTGCTGTTGGATTCTATGACGCGATGGGTGCTGGGAGACCTTATGAGGATTGTTTTGAAGTAGGCTGTGCTTCTATTGATCTAGAGGGAATTCCAGAGTCAGAAACTCCAGTACTTAAAGCAAGGCAACGTCAGCAATTTTCCTCGAATGAAGATAAGAGTATCGTTCCTGAACAGGTAGATATGAAAACAAACCCACAAACTATGAATTTTCATGGTGATGTCAAGGGTTTTGTGCAGTACAACTCTGGAACTGTTAATCAGAACATTACTTGA
- a CDS encoding ABC transporter permease — MTIDFFSDYLVASLRLAVPLAFAALGGLYSERSGVLNIALEGMLLTGAFTSAVITFYTNNPWVGVMVALIFGGIVGLIHAFLCVTLYVDQLVSGLAINLVAAGLTSFLGRLVFHSSTQRLVGIEPIIIPGFANLPLLGTLLFQQNIFVYLIFILVILSTYILFNTSFGLTLRAVGEYPKAAETTGISVQRVRYLAVVFGGCLASLGGAYLSLVQVRYFAEGMSAGKGFIAIAALIFGKWHPVGSAFACLLFGATEALQLRIQALGVNVPYQFLVMLPYAIALLALVSKKSKSTPPAALGVPYFQENREFK, encoded by the coding sequence ATGACAATTGACTTTTTTTCAGACTACCTCGTTGCTAGTCTCCGTCTTGCCGTACCTTTGGCATTTGCTGCGTTGGGGGGACTGTACTCAGAACGTTCGGGAGTGTTGAATATCGCCCTAGAAGGAATGTTACTTACTGGTGCTTTTACTAGTGCAGTCATCACTTTTTACACTAATAACCCTTGGGTTGGTGTAATGGTAGCACTTATTTTTGGCGGAATAGTAGGGTTAATTCATGCATTTTTATGTGTGACTTTATACGTTGATCAGTTAGTGTCTGGGCTGGCAATTAATCTTGTGGCAGCTGGGTTAACATCTTTTTTAGGGCGGCTGGTATTTCATAGTAGTACTCAACGTCTTGTGGGAATTGAGCCAATCATTATTCCTGGGTTTGCCAATCTTCCTTTATTAGGTACTTTACTATTTCAGCAAAATATTTTTGTATATTTGATTTTTATTTTAGTGATATTGAGTACATATATTTTATTTAATACCAGCTTTGGTTTAACTTTGCGCGCGGTAGGAGAATATCCCAAGGCTGCGGAAACAACTGGGATTTCTGTGCAACGTGTGCGCTATCTGGCTGTAGTGTTCGGTGGATGTCTTGCTAGTTTAGGAGGTGCTTATTTAAGCCTAGTGCAGGTGAGATATTTTGCTGAGGGTATGAGTGCTGGGAAAGGATTTATCGCGATCGCAGCTTTAATTTTTGGGAAGTGGCATCCTGTAGGTAGTGCTTTCGCCTGCTTGTTATTTGGTGCAACCGAAGCGTTACAGTTACGAATTCAGGCATTAGGTGTAAATGTACCTTATCAGTTTTTGGTGATGTTACCCTATGCGATCGCACTCCTAGCCCTAGTTAGTAAGAAAAGTAAATCAACCCCTCCAGCAGCTTTAGGTGTACCGTATTTTCAAGAAAACCGAGAATTTAAATAG
- a CDS encoding DUF3685 domain-containing protein, producing MSDRPLKLLLIDQDSIFRLGLRVALEEFSNLQVVSEAQTDTAALQILAELAQEDPNRVNLVVLELGNGRSLSSQQLGLQLCRHLKTQYPNLPLLLLSSVQEQGLLLAARAAGVNGYCPKGTPVSELVTAMHLVVAGGSFWDRVGQDEMATRRHEDEVVNAIENFSVSSRLPFSKLRNHLRLSGIAYIDATLSQVTAQLQVPGLPLLDRAVLAGQRRELLAARWLLSQLFASSLERREVEPRLRSVANANHFASVQGQPPTNPTLSRSISKSDSPNKQNTPSLLSPRSLQAALFASCISKLQFPLKNLTNIPLEIDILRSDKKRDLLYLILQKIADALDEMRASLVKINQLYELKNTVLLDVWQAATTDFFGKFSRVRVGTNNLEIVTLLLQNPIVVQTEILQRIPLVEELFSYLLFQTDLQIDNASYPAGRSEAKEHAEMLLENLLIQVANAVVQPLLNSLADVEEIKQSFYDRQLISTREIERFRNNLSWRYRLRNYVNEPKEIFESRYELFVFAPRGLATISIYAPRGQELAQLSGIGLVVTLTLEFRDAIAPRLQSLLSFLGSGVVFVLTQVIGRGLGLIGRGILQGIGSVSLTERKNRKL from the coding sequence ATGAGCGATCGCCCTCTGAAACTATTGTTAATAGACCAGGACTCCATCTTCCGGCTAGGGCTACGAGTGGCTTTGGAAGAATTCTCTAACTTGCAAGTGGTCTCAGAGGCTCAAACAGATACTGCTGCATTGCAAATTTTAGCAGAACTTGCACAAGAAGACCCTAACCGAGTGAATTTGGTGGTTTTGGAATTAGGGAATGGTCGCTCCCTCTCCAGCCAGCAGCTAGGTTTACAACTGTGTCGCCATTTGAAAACCCAGTACCCCAACCTGCCATTATTGCTCTTGAGTTCTGTCCAAGAACAAGGGCTGCTTTTAGCAGCAAGAGCCGCTGGGGTAAATGGTTACTGTCCCAAAGGGACTCCTGTTTCCGAATTAGTCACCGCCATGCACCTGGTGGTAGCAGGTGGCTCATTTTGGGATAGGGTGGGACAAGACGAAATGGCAACGCGCAGACACGAAGACGAGGTGGTGAATGCCATTGAAAATTTCTCTGTGTCTTCTCGGCTGCCTTTCTCTAAACTGCGGAATCATCTGCGCTTATCAGGAATTGCTTACATTGACGCTACCTTGTCTCAGGTAACAGCACAATTGCAAGTCCCCGGATTGCCCTTGTTAGATCGGGCAGTCTTAGCTGGGCAAAGACGAGAATTGCTAGCAGCTCGTTGGCTTCTGAGTCAATTATTCGCTTCATCATTGGAAAGGCGAGAGGTAGAGCCGCGTTTACGTAGCGTTGCTAACGCGAATCATTTCGCGTCTGTACAGGGGCAGCCTCCCACAAATCCCACCCTTAGTCGTTCTATTTCCAAATCTGACTCACCCAACAAGCAAAATACCCCCTCTCTACTAAGTCCGCGTTCACTTCAAGCAGCGTTATTTGCTTCTTGCATTAGCAAACTTCAGTTTCCTTTAAAAAATTTAACAAATATCCCTTTAGAAATTGATATTTTACGTTCTGATAAAAAACGAGATTTACTTTATCTTATTCTGCAAAAAATTGCTGATGCACTAGATGAAATGCGAGCTTCTCTAGTAAAAATAAATCAATTATATGAATTAAAAAATACTGTATTACTTGATGTATGGCAAGCAGCAACTACAGACTTTTTCGGTAAATTTTCTAGGGTACGAGTAGGCACTAACAATTTAGAAATTGTCACTTTGTTGCTGCAAAATCCTATTGTTGTGCAAACAGAGATTCTTCAGAGGATTCCTTTGGTTGAGGAGTTATTTTCTTATCTGTTGTTTCAAACAGATTTGCAGATTGATAATGCCTCATATCCAGCAGGTCGTTCGGAAGCAAAGGAGCATGCAGAAATGCTTCTAGAGAATTTGTTGATTCAGGTAGCAAATGCTGTGGTACAGCCGCTACTCAACTCTTTAGCAGATGTAGAAGAAATTAAGCAAAGTTTTTATGACCGTCAGTTGATTTCTACGCGGGAAATTGAACGTTTTAGAAATAATTTGTCATGGAGATATCGTCTTAGGAATTATGTCAATGAACCTAAGGAAATTTTTGAAAGCCGCTATGAGCTATTTGTATTTGCACCTCGCGGTCTTGCCACAATTTCAATTTATGCACCGCGTGGACAAGAATTAGCCCAACTTTCTGGTATTGGACTAGTTGTGACCTTGACTCTAGAATTTCGTGATGCAATTGCCCCTCGTCTACAATCGCTATTATCCTTCTTGGGGAGTGGTGTTGTCTTTGTTCTCACGCAAGTCATTGGTCGCGGTCTAGGTTTAATTGGTCGTGGTATTCTTCAAGGTATTGGCAGTGTTTCTTTAACGGAAAGAAAGAATAGAAAGTTATGA
- a CDS encoding Fur family transcriptional regulator: MQKQTISTKPIRSLEDALEQCQTLGMRLSRQRRFILELLWEAREHLSAREIYDRLNQQGKAIGHTSVYQNLEALSTHGIIECIERCDGRLYGNISDSHSHVNCLDTNQIMDVHIELPEEFIRQVEEQTGVRITDYSINFYGYRNSQESK; the protein is encoded by the coding sequence ATGCAAAAACAAACAATATCTACAAAACCAATTCGTTCACTTGAAGATGCTCTAGAGCAGTGTCAGACACTGGGTATGCGCCTTAGTCGTCAGCGTCGCTTTATTCTAGAACTGCTTTGGGAAGCAAGAGAGCATCTTTCTGCCAGAGAGATTTACGATCGCCTCAACCAGCAAGGCAAAGCGATCGGACATACCTCTGTTTATCAAAATTTAGAAGCACTATCCACTCACGGCATCATTGAATGTATTGAGCGCTGTGATGGACGTTTATATGGCAATATCAGTGATTCCCACAGTCATGTTAATTGTTTGGATACAAATCAAATCATGGATGTTCACATAGAACTACCTGAAGAATTTATTCGCCAAGTTGAAGAACAAACAGGGGTACGGATTACTGACTACAGTATTAACTTTTACGGATACCGTAATTCACAAGAAAGCAAATGA
- the ispG gene encoding (E)-4-hydroxy-3-methylbut-2-enyl-diphosphate synthase, with product MQTLPTLTNSNTVNTQPTFDTTIKRRKTRPVKVGDVSIGGGYPVVVQSMINEDTLDIDGSVAAIRRLHEIGCEIVRVTVPSMVHAKALAEIKQKLIKTYQDVPIVADVHHNGMKIALEVAKHIEKVRINPGLYVFEKPNSNRNEYTQTEFDEIGEKIRETLAPLVISLRDQGKAMRIGVNHGSLAERMLFTYGDTPEGMVQSAIEFIRICESLDYHNLVISMKASRVPVMIAAYRLMAQQMDALGMDYPLHLGVTEAGDGEYGRIKSTAGIATLLADGIGDTIRVSLTESPEKEIPVCYSILQALGLRKTMVEYVACPSCGRTLFNLEEVLHKVREATKHLTGLDIAVMGCIVNGPGEMADADYGYVGKTPGYISLYRGREEIKKVPEEKGVEELINLIKADGRWVDP from the coding sequence ATGCAAACCCTGCCTACACTTACAAATTCCAATACAGTAAATACTCAACCCACCTTTGACACGACTATCAAACGGCGCAAAACCCGTCCAGTCAAAGTTGGCGATGTCTCGATTGGGGGTGGCTACCCTGTGGTAGTGCAGTCCATGATTAACGAAGACACCTTGGACATTGATGGTTCCGTAGCAGCGATTCGTCGTCTTCATGAAATTGGCTGCGAAATCGTCCGCGTTACCGTACCTAGTATGGTTCATGCCAAAGCCTTGGCAGAGATTAAACAAAAATTAATCAAAACCTACCAGGACGTGCCAATTGTTGCCGATGTGCATCACAATGGCATGAAAATCGCTTTGGAAGTCGCCAAACACATAGAGAAAGTACGGATTAATCCGGGGTTGTATGTGTTTGAAAAACCCAACTCCAATAGAAATGAATACACCCAAACCGAATTTGACGAAATCGGCGAAAAAATCCGCGAAACATTAGCACCATTGGTGATTTCCCTGCGCGACCAAGGCAAAGCTATGCGAATCGGCGTAAATCATGGCTCCCTTGCTGAAAGGATGCTATTTACCTATGGAGACACTCCAGAAGGCATGGTGCAATCGGCAATAGAATTCATTCGCATTTGTGAATCCTTGGATTACCACAACTTGGTCATTTCGATGAAAGCCTCACGGGTGCCGGTGATGATAGCCGCCTATCGCCTCATGGCACAGCAGATGGATGCACTGGGTATGGATTATCCCCTGCACTTGGGTGTGACCGAAGCAGGTGATGGCGAGTACGGACGGATTAAATCCACTGCTGGTATTGCCACTCTCTTAGCTGATGGGATTGGCGATACAATTCGCGTATCGTTGACGGAATCCCCAGAAAAAGAAATTCCCGTATGCTACAGTATTCTGCAAGCTTTGGGACTGCGGAAAACAATGGTGGAGTACGTTGCCTGTCCTTCCTGCGGACGTACATTGTTTAACCTAGAAGAAGTCCTGCACAAAGTCCGCGAAGCTACTAAACATCTGACCGGACTCGACATAGCAGTTATGGGTTGCATTGTCAATGGACCCGGAGAAATGGCTGATGCCGACTACGGTTATGTTGGTAAAACTCCTGGATATATTTCTTTGTATCGAGGGAGAGAAGAAATTAAAAAAGTTCCAGAAGAAAAAGGAGTAGAAGAGTTGATCAACTTAATTAAGGCAGATGGACGTTGGGTAGATCCATAA